The Hordeum vulgare subsp. vulgare chromosome 4H, MorexV3_pseudomolecules_assembly, whole genome shotgun sequence genomic interval GTTGGGGTCGAGAATTTGCCGCGCCTCCCAAAAAATTTTACGGGCCgggacgggatgcggggtctggtcGGACAGGCTTTCCGGCCCGTACCCGCATTTTGACAGTTATTTTACGAGTCGGGGCGGATGCGGGGTCTACTAGAGTTGTTCTAATAACTAGACTAGACCTCATATAGAAGTTTTCAACGACGGGTGTTAGAACCGAAGAAGCCCGAAAATTCTTTTTATAGTTGTGCACATAGATAAAGAGATGCGTATATATACGGCCTGGTGTCTGAAGTGTGGGTGTGCCCGTGCTTTACAAAATACCCCTTTCACCCGGAATGTGTGTCTGTGCTTTAGAAAATACCCCTTTCATCCGATAATATTTGTCAAAGAAACAAATGTTTTTAGATGTATTTTACTTATAGATATATTCATCTTTATACACTTTCTGACAAATATTTTCTTATGAAGGTAGTGAAAGGTAAAACAGAAAAGTTCTAGCCGGCCGGCGAGACAAGCAGGATCTGTCCGTATCGCCGGCGATCACATGCGGCCACATGcggtcggcgtcgtcgtcgtcgtagcgtGCGTGCATGTGGGCGCTGCAGCTACAGCACACGGCGCACGCGTAAACTACTACAGGAATTCCCGTGCAAAACGACGCCCCATGCAGCTTGTAACAGTGTGGTGTTGCATTGCACGCACTTGGCCCTCCTACTTGTCCACGTACGGCGTCGAATGCCAGTGGGCAACATGGCTATTTGTGCATGGCACGCAACAAATGCAACTGGCCCCGCGTTGCCCCATTCCATGCCTAGCTAGCTCGTTGGTTGTTTGGTCACTCAACACGGTCTAGATtgttctctctctcaaaaaaaaaaaaaaacacggTCTAGATTGTGTGGCTAGTCTGCTAGTGGCATATGACGAAGAGCAGCTAGGTCGAGCCCTTTTCGTGCTATAATTGATAGGGGTCATATTCTATGCGACGTTGATTTATTTATTTGTGTATTTTGAGCCGGACCATATCATATATATTTTCTTTGTATCGAAATATTTATAATTTTAATAGGGTATAGAGGGAGTATTTCCTCCGTTCCGAATTACTTGTTGCTCTCATTCATTTTTATCCGTTCCTGCGACAGTAACTCCGAGCACATGGAGTATATTTTCATTGTAAAAGGGGTCAAACGGCCTTCTTTTCCATTTAAAAAATGGAGTATTGTTCTTACTGAGACAATGAGCAAACCTAAACATTACTAATATGgtaaccacatcatggagctcaaAATCTAGCCAGCTGAAGCAAAAGAATCTACATCTGGCATTTCAGCCACAGTAAGGTTGTGTTCGGTTCAGTTTTTTTTTTTTACCAACTTCTGCTTTACAAAGCTAAAATCTAACCACAGGGGTAAAAAGTCAAAGCAGCTTTTGAGAATATGTAGGTTTTCCCTAGTGTAAATTTCAAAGCTAGGGGTACCCCAACTTTTCAGCTTTCAGCTTTTTCACAACAAATTTTTCACATCAGCCTTTTCATAACAGCTTTTTTAGAATCTGCATCTCAACCAAACACAACCTAACTATCAGGAGAACTAAGTACTCACCAACTGGACCATATCATATCTTGACATTGTTTGTTTTTAGGTTGCTAGCCACACTTGGCATGCGGCTCGATTTCTAATGAGATGTGTTTGCACTGTCTTTAATATAGCTACCATGAGACCTCACACATAGTTAGCAGGACGAGGGGTCACAGAGGTGGTATCCTAGTAGGACGCCATGATGCGATTGCGCACGATGGTATGATATCCGGTTTGTCTAGGCTAGTAGGCCAGACACAATCAGAGGACAAAACAATAATAAGATGTGTAATGTAGTGTGTTGTAAGTACATTATATGAAACCAATATTTAAATGTCTATGATTAATGTAAGTATCTTTTGCAATGAAGAATGGAGTGATTCCCATGACACATATATCCAGTTATGTTGATATTTCTCTCTCCGtgtgtgatgtgatatgatatgtgtttgtgtgatgtgatatgttgtCCTCTAAATTAAGTAGATTTTGGAATGCATATGTTAAAAAAATCAAGTTTTTGCAACAAAATTTAAATATTAAAATTTAAACTAGGAGAGGAGAGAACAATGCAATAAACATGcagtaaaatcccaaaaaatagtAAAAGAAACATCAGAGAGCATAAAAATTGCAGATTGTTAAGCTATTCATGAATGTTTGTCTTAAAAGTATCATTTTTTTATACTCctttcgttcttaaatataagtattttaagagatttcagttggggtctacatacggagcaaaatgaatgaatctacactcaacaatatatctatatacattcgtatatagTCTACTAGTGAAAtttttagaaagacttatatttaggaacagagggagtatgttttttttactatattttggattttttttgtcaACGAGGGAGGGTGTGAGCTTAGGATCAAAATAGTTCTCTCGGCAAGTGGCTAAAGACTGGTGATTGGTGAAGGAAAGCCTTGAAATATATAGAAATCGAGACACtagtattattattttttgcAGAAAGGAATCGGGGAAATTAATAAATCATCGTCCTCTttattaatactccctccgtctcaaaataactgtctcaactttatactagttctagtacaaatttgtattaagattaagacagttattttgtaaCGAAGGGAGAAGTATGATTTACGAAAAAGGGGTcgatgcaaattcttttccatcTCCACGATGTGCAATTTTTGGCAAGGTGTTATTTTCACGAATCCATACTAGGTGATCGAGACGAATCAATCCCGATGTTTTTGATGCCAAGCGATTCTTTGGAAGTTATGCTAAAGAAAAAAAGCGATTCTTTGGAAGTTCGAAAGTGAGGGCAGTCGTAGGAGCATATCCCGATCCCATCGGGGGCCAAATGGAATTTATTTCATGCCTCGCAATAAGCTAGCGACGTGCTATCTATCCCTCCAATCCATCCGGAGTTCATGGCAGGGAGGTTCATCGAACCTGGACGCCTTCTACCTATTCCAAAACCACGTCCAGGTCCATTCGCAAAACCGGCAGAAACCCAGTGCCGGTTACCAGTACCTTTGAGCCTTTGACACGGTACGCTGAGGTTTtcctaaatattttttaaaagaaaagtGAGGCTTGTGATGGCAGTTTTGCCGTTTCGTACACCTCGGGAAGCGTGCATGGGCCGTGGTTTTCTACTGGCGCGCGCGCAAACGGACGCAGAGGCTCCGGCGTGCGTGTCCGCGTCAGCGGCGTGACACCGTGTGACAGGAGTATCTGAACAGGATCGCTTCGTGGCAGACAGGTCGGAACGGCTCCGTCCGATTCACCAGACGATGACGAGGCGCAAGCCTCGACGTACCGGCGACACTGACTGTGGGCCTGACCCTGTCTGTGACCGACAAACTGATATATATTACTCCTACTAATGCATGTACCAAACAAGATGTCAGTGTTACAAACACGCACGCACAAAAAGAAATCATCTTGGCTCCAGGCTTTGTTCTATGTATATCTTTTCTTTCCATCTTCTTGTACGTACAATATGTTTCGAAAGTTTGGAAAATTAATCAAAATACGGAGCAGAGCCTTATTGTTTCctgaaaaaaaacacaaaaaataacgAAGAAATGGCGTGGCGGAATCTTCTCCCTTGCCACTGCCACAACGCCAGCACTTcaccccaaagaagaagaaaaaacagtAGCAGCACTGTCACACACACATCCATTCGCTGGATAGAAGGAAGTGAATTAATCCGGTACGTGAGGAAAAGGAAGAAGGAAATGATCCGCGGAGGCCCACGACTCAGAAACCGGCCCGTGACGCgctcagaaaaaaataaaaataaaaaacggcAAGCCGCGATTGCGCGCGCGGTAAACCGGAGTTACtgtgggaggggggagggggattTACTTTGCGCCACGGGAGAAAACGGCTTTAAATACTGCCCCCTCATCTCCTCCCCCACAGCGAGCCAAtttagccagccagccagccagccagcgagCGAGCGCAATCCCGTCCGTCGCCCAATCCCATTCCCCGATCCCTCCTCCTCggcgctcgctcgctcgctcgctcgccgaCGCCGCGGTCGGCATGGGGATGGGGCCGCTGGAGACCGCCGTCGAGGCTGGCCGCGCCGCCGCGCCGGTGCCGGTGGTGACCGCGGCGGGAGGGGGGACGTACGCGCTGCTGCAGTGCGGGGAGGACTCGGCGTACGTGCGGGACGCGTACGGGGGCTACTTCGAGGTGTTCCGCGCGCTGCTGGCGGAGGACGGGGAGCGGTGGCGGGTGTACCGCGCCGTGCGCGGGGAGCTGCCGTCCGACGAGGACGCGGCGGGGGTCGACGGCTTCGTCATCTCCGGCAGCTGCAGCGACGCGCACGGCGACGAGCCGTGGATCCTCGCCCTCGTCGACCTCGTCCGCCGCCAGCTCGCCGCCGGCAAGCGCGTCCTCGGCGTCTGCTTCGGCCACCAGGTGCGTCCCCTCCCTACCTCCCTCCGTCCGTTCGCTTCTTCGTTGGCTCTTCCCGGCGGCGTCCCGGCCGGAGGGTAGGATGTTCTTTCCGTGTGCGTGAGATGGAGCCGGTGGCGTCCGGGTTTGGCGCCTCGCTGCCGCACCAGCTGAGAGGAGTGGCGCCCTTCTAGGGCCTTCCATTTTTTTTACCCCCTGTTTTCTTCACCACGCGCTCGGCTGGTAAAACCAAAACCAGCAGGGTAAAAAACGCATGCTTAATTCTTACGGAGAAAAAAAGCTTAAATCTGAATAGAGCAGAGCTGCATTGCAGAGATGGTGGTAAATAAACAAACACATGAACATACAAGTGGCCGTTCTCGTAGTCAGAAGTATACTCTACTCTACTGTCTACTCCGAGGAGAAAAAGATGCATCTGGTCGGGGTAGAAAAAAAAATGCTTCTTGCCAATGAATTGCTTACATCTGTGTTTTCAAATCGCTCTTTACTGAACGCGCACGAGGTAGTAGTAATTCAGTAAAAAACTGAACTCAAAAGGATTCAAGAATACCGGAAATCCCAAGCCGAGAGTGGCCATGGCGTAGCTGATTAGGGGTTAGTTAACAAATTAATAATAATGAGACGGTGATCTGGTTCACGTGGTCCGACGTGGCGTTGCCGGGCTCTGCCCGccaacttgccggtaacgaggcaCGCAAGACTAACAtctgattattgttttgtttgaaCATTTGAAACGCTGCAGCTTGGACGCACGCCGGCGGCGTGACGCGTCTAACTAACTAACCAACCGACCGACCCGCCGGTGGCCTCGCGGAcgacgccaccgccgccgtcgtgctCCGGCGCGAACGCGTGATTAGGATGGTGCTCATGCGTGCAAGCAAGCTACCGGCCTTATTACACCCGTTTGCCGCCAGCCTTTTCCCTCCCCTCTGGCGTGCGTGGCGTGGCCACAAAGACGTGTCGGTGACGTGGCCGTCCACCCTGGAGGGCATCATCCGAGGTCGAGTGTCGGTGCGGCTATTTTTTTTTATACACCCCTGGCTGACTGAGTATATCGGCTGTTGAGGGATCTGACCGTCCCTGCGTATGACCCAAGGGGCGATCGATCGGGTAGGAGAGCTCGACTTGGGTTGCACTTCTTGGATACGTAGATACATATTCTATATCCTAGTGGTCAAACTATTTTCCAACGAGCCCTGACCTCACCTCTTAAGAAAACTAAGCGATGACAGGCTTGCGATGCAAGTATATTATACCATGCAAAAGTCAAAGCTCCCTTCTCGGAGCCGTACGGCATGTTATGTTGGCGCGTGACAGCGGCTAGTGCAAGACCTGACTTCTTTTCTCCCAGAGATCATGTGGttcgatagatagatagatatagaTAGATAATGCATGTAGGTTGTCCATGATTCACGGTCGCTGAATGCTTCCGTCCGTCCTAAGAAAACGACGCTAGTTAACTGTGAAAATGGCTCCAATCGGACGATCTAACGACGGGCTGGCTGGATGTCATGTGCCGCCGGGTCCCGCTGTCGCCGGTGACCGATGTATGACAGCCAGCCGGAAGTTAATTTGGTCCTCTGTATAGACGCGCTTGGCTTCGGCGCATGATGATGTCGGGTTACGCGTTAATCAGTCACTAATGTTAGCATGCATGTCGGACCTGCGTAATGCAGTATTAGCTGTCATTCACTACAAAGTTGTAATATTTTGATTCGCTAATATTTTCTCTCCTCGCAATCTGACAAATGTCTAACAGTCTGAAAGATGCGAACACTTTTTTACCATCTACTTCATCTGTATCTCAATAATTGTAGTTGAGGAACAGCAGATGGGTTTTGCATATGCAGATAGCAGCGAGGGGTGAATTAACGgtgatttttcttcttttgtgttGCAGGTCCTGTGCCGGGCGCTGGGCGGGAAGACGGGGAGGTCGTGCAAGGGGTGGGACATCGGCGTGAGCTGCATCCACCCCACCGCCGCGGCGGCGAGGCTCTTCGCGCCGCTCAAGATGCCGGTGCACCTGCCCATCATCGAGTTCCACCAGGACGAGGTGCACTACACAGACCCTACGCTCGCTCCACTGTTTTTTTGCTAGTACGTACATGTCAATGTCGGTTTTACAGTGTGCTGATGTTGAGCTCGTCTGATGACACTCTCAGGTGTGGGAGCTGCCTCCTCACGCCGAGGTGCTGGCCCGGTCGGACAAGACCGGCGTGGAGATGTTCCGGCTCGGCGACCGCGCCATGGGCGTCCAGGGCCACCCCGAGTACAGCAAGGACATCCTCATGAGCATCGCCGACCGCCTCCTCCGCCAGAACCTCCTCCTGGTAAATCTTCAGACCAGTTCATGAGCTGCAAGTAGTGCGGCGATCTCCCATGTTGTTTCGGAAACTAATAGCCGATGATCGTTGTGCGTGAGCAGGGCTGTCAGGTGGACGTGGCCAAGGCGAGCTTCGACGTGCGGCAGCCGGACAAGGAGTTCTGGAAGAAGGTGTGCAGGGGCTTCCTCAAGGGCAGGCTCcagccgcagcagcagcagcagaagcaGCAACATAAGCTGCAGCTATAGGAgttggagcaggaggaggaggaggagacggcggcGGGTCTGAGAAggaggccgtcgccgccgccggaggaggaggaggaggacatagTAGCGTTACTGAGCTGGAGGGGATTGTTATTGCGAGCCTAGAATTAATCCTTATTTTTCTGCTTCGAAGCTTGACACCAtccaccatcatcatcttgtacAGAAAACCGCCTATTTATTCGAAGCATTTTAATAAAGAGCGATCGGGTGCTAATTTGACAGCCTCTCGTATCTGTTGACGATATTTTCAGATCATGGAATCCTCCCGTCTATAAATTTATAAATTTGCGCTAAACCGACGACACTTGTTTTGAAACGGAATTAGCATTTTGGTGATCTGTGCCTACTTTAAGCTGTTGAAAAGGTTGGTAAGATTGGACAAGGTGAAGGAGCTCGACGGCTCTGGGCGGGGCAGATGTCCGAATTCCTCCAAAGCTCTTCAAATTTAAGGATAGTTCATGAGATTCCGGATGTTCGGACCAGTGCACGGACATACATTTGATGAACAACGTTTGAGGCCTAAAAGCACCCAGACCGTTCAATCCGAACATTTTGATGAACCGAGTTGGAGATGCACTTCTGTTCGGTCACAACCGTGCTGGAGCTGAACTGCTCATCTTTTCTTACATGTGTTGTGCAGAGAATTTGTTCGTGCCGGTGCCGAACT includes:
- the LOC123447174 gene encoding gamma-glutamyl peptidase 5-like yields the protein MGMGPLETAVEAGRAAAPVPVVTAAGGGTYALLQCGEDSAYVRDAYGGYFEVFRALLAEDGERWRVYRAVRGELPSDEDAAGVDGFVISGSCSDAHGDEPWILALVDLVRRQLAAGKRVLGVCFGHQVLCRALGGKTGRSCKGWDIGVSCIHPTAAAARLFAPLKMPVHLPIIEFHQDEVWELPPHAEVLARSDKTGVEMFRLGDRAMGVQGHPEYSKDILMSIADRLLRQNLLLGCQVDVAKASFDVRQPDKEFWKKVCRGFLKGRLQPQQQQQKQQHKLQL